Proteins encoded by one window of Candidatus Bathyarchaeota archaeon:
- a CDS encoding NADH-quinone oxidoreductase subunit J: MIFEILAIGLIISAILALFLDEVVYSVAALSGIFFFTAIIYALSGSLFAAIFQFAVGVGTLAILFLSSEMLGEKQIKKASPAKTAGLIGAGVVLSLPAIFLSVSTEKNLGIDVDFGEALWNLRGFDVLLQALVILTIALGIAIVLYERRKK; encoded by the coding sequence ATGATCTTCGAAATCTTAGCTATCGGTTTGATTATTTCAGCTATACTTGCCCTCTTTCTCGACGAAGTAGTTTACTCTGTGGCTGCTTTGTCAGGCATTTTCTTCTTTACTGCAATAATCTATGCCTTAAGTGGCTCATTATTTGCCGCAATTTTCCAGTTTGCTGTTGGTGTGGGCACCTTAGCTATCCTGTTCCTTTCAAGTGAGATGCTGGGTGAAAAACAGATCAAAAAAGCTTCGCCCGCCAAAACTGCAGGCTTAATCGGCGCAGGTGTCGTTCTGTCTTTGCCTGCTATTTTTCTTTCAGTTTCAACAGAAAAAAACTTGGGCATAGACGTTGACTTCGGAGAAGCCCTTTGGAATCTGCGCGGTTTTGATGTGTTGTTGCAGGCACTTGTGATTTTAACGATTGCCCTGGGAATTGCTATAGTGCTCTATGAGAGGAGGAAGAAGTAG
- a CDS encoding Snf7 family protein, translating into MVRRFTDRWKPKEPADQSLVSKIKNVGQPSTNLKEQITMVTQRLDAQTKSLDAAVVRFQNRDAEIFNRIVKAMAQRDQARANILATELSEIRKVEKMLSHASLALQSVSMRLSTVSELGDVVAVLSPAKSLLNNVRSEMCSIMPEASQELGNIGNLLSDIVGSTNQSQDLQVNTVMASADALQILEEAEIAAESRLKDRLPEVEAEPYMPKKASIQA; encoded by the coding sequence TTGGTTAGACGCTTTACAGACAGATGGAAACCTAAAGAACCAGCCGATCAGTCTTTGGTTTCAAAGATAAAGAATGTTGGTCAGCCATCAACTAACTTAAAGGAACAAATAACAATGGTTACACAGCGGCTTGATGCGCAAACTAAATCGCTTGACGCCGCGGTTGTGCGTTTCCAGAATCGGGACGCTGAGATTTTTAACCGCATCGTGAAAGCTATGGCGCAAAGAGACCAAGCGCGGGCAAACATCCTAGCGACTGAGCTTTCTGAGATACGTAAAGTTGAAAAGATGCTCTCTCATGCTTCGCTTGCTCTCCAAAGTGTTTCGATGCGCCTAAGCACCGTTTCCGAGTTAGGTGATGTTGTTGCTGTGTTGAGTCCTGCAAAAAGTTTGCTTAACAATGTCCGCTCGGAAATGTGTAGCATAATGCCTGAAGCAAGCCAAGAACTCGGCAACATCGGCAACTTGCTATCTGATATCGTTGGTTCAACCAATCAGAGCCAGGATTTGCAGGTGAACACCGTTATGGCGAGTGCTGATGCGTTGCAGATTCTTGAGGAGGCAGAAATCGCTGCCGAAAGCCGCCTAAAGGATAGGTTGCCCGAAGTAGAAGCTGAACCCTATATGCCTAAAAAGGCCAGCATCCAAGCCTAA
- a CDS encoding ABC transporter permease subunit has translation MLSKASNTLNRLSSKKPLKYTLYLSAVIIFFALILIPPIIGILTKVGSLERIADNPELMNTALGAIGASFIIGLVVAALDLLAGVPLAWLITRGKSRWLTVLDTLADLPFVVPTAALGYSLLLFWSSSGGISDLFGQPFISPGWLLVMVLHFTFSFPVVVRVVVGAMLDYKMEYERASRTLGAPPLTASRTVTFPIIKPSLIAAYTLAFARSLSETGATFIVAAGVFLNGPVFMQTVSNQFKSGAITQGTYEGATVFASLILIVASLIIFVLIRVVGQRLKLPFGHGLPTFEKKISYKTGAWTRNSIALAVFLFIVLIPSMFVALPAFQAIATGNTLVEAFTGAGIWASFWQSLTLSYGLAAVVTVLGIALGLPMAILISRKTFGKWLSTILDTLINIPIIVPSIALGVSLKFFWSNLSGVPEFLLLVFAHLAITYPYFVRSMSAAMERINVDMEEAAKTLGAKPLTVFRTIVWPITKYSILSGAIIVLTRSVSETGATLAVATKLQTAPVLIVNWVNSVRGTIAPIEGVTPLTVGLACGLLILFSFLVLLVLRLLTRKEKL, from the coding sequence TTGCTTAGCAAAGCCTCAAACACACTTAATCGGTTATCCTCCAAAAAGCCCCTAAAGTACACGCTCTACCTCTCCGCGGTCATAATCTTTTTTGCCTTAATCTTAATCCCCCCAATTATTGGCATATTAACCAAAGTGGGCTCCCTAGAAAGAATCGCCGACAACCCTGAGTTGATGAACACCGCTTTAGGCGCCATCGGAGCTTCATTTATCATCGGTTTGGTTGTTGCAGCTCTTGACCTGTTGGCTGGGGTTCCGCTAGCGTGGCTTATCACACGCGGAAAATCAAGATGGTTAACTGTTCTGGATACTTTGGCTGATTTGCCTTTTGTTGTGCCTACTGCTGCTTTGGGTTATTCGCTTCTTTTGTTCTGGAGTTCAAGCGGCGGAATATCTGACTTGTTTGGACAACCGTTTATTTCCCCCGGTTGGCTCCTTGTTATGGTTCTGCATTTCACGTTTTCTTTTCCCGTAGTAGTTCGCGTCGTTGTCGGTGCAATGCTTGATTACAAGATGGAGTATGAACGTGCATCCAGAACCCTTGGCGCGCCCCCTCTAACAGCTTCTCGGACCGTAACGTTCCCCATTATTAAGCCTTCACTGATCGCAGCTTACACTTTAGCATTTGCAAGGTCGCTTTCGGAAACTGGTGCCACTTTCATAGTTGCAGCAGGCGTTTTTCTCAATGGACCAGTTTTTATGCAAACAGTAAGTAATCAATTCAAAAGCGGTGCTATTACTCAAGGAACCTATGAAGGCGCCACCGTTTTTGCAAGCCTCATACTGATCGTCGCATCCTTAATCATCTTTGTACTAATCCGTGTAGTTGGGCAAAGACTAAAGCTTCCCTTCGGTCACGGATTGCCTACGTTTGAGAAGAAAATCAGCTACAAGACTGGCGCATGGACCCGAAACAGTATCGCTTTAGCGGTTTTTCTATTTATCGTGTTGATTCCTTCGATGTTTGTGGCTTTGCCTGCTTTTCAAGCAATCGCAACGGGGAACACTTTGGTTGAAGCGTTTACGGGTGCAGGTATCTGGGCTAGTTTCTGGCAAAGTCTCACGTTGTCTTACGGTTTAGCTGCTGTAGTAACTGTATTGGGTATCGCTTTAGGTTTGCCCATGGCTATCTTAATTTCACGTAAAACATTCGGCAAATGGTTATCCACTATCCTTGACACCCTAATTAACATCCCAATCATAGTACCCTCAATCGCATTGGGCGTTTCACTAAAGTTTTTCTGGTCAAATTTATCGGGGGTTCCAGAGTTTTTACTGCTGGTTTTTGCTCATTTAGCGATAACTTATCCCTATTTCGTCCGTTCAATGTCGGCTGCTATGGAACGAATTAACGTGGACATGGAAGAAGCCGCTAAAACGTTGGGTGCAAAGCCCCTAACGGTTTTCCGTACCATTGTTTGGCCCATAACTAAGTATTCAATTCTGTCAGGCGCAATCATAGTTTTAACTCGAAGCGTAAGTGAAACAGGTGCTACCTTAGCTGTAGCTACAAAGTTGCAAACTGCGCCTGTTTTGATAGTTAACTGGGTAAATTCAGTAAGAGGAACAATTGCGCCGATTGAAGGCGTCACACCATTAACTGTGGGATTAGCTTGTGGACTGCTGATTCTGTTTAGCTTCCTAGTTCTGCTCGTCTTGAGACTTTTAACCAGAAAGGAAAAGCTTTAG
- the ndhC gene encoding NADH-quinone oxidoreductase subunit A — MIVEALVAFVLIFIATFAIYIIGKKSAPKTNISENEQAAYACGEKVCFQGLKINVSLYKYLIYFVIFDASVLVLAYAAFALSAANPLLLILYLSILLTAGVVLVEGGKDQ; from the coding sequence ATGATTGTTGAAGCGCTCGTCGCATTTGTTTTAATTTTTATCGCAACTTTCGCAATCTATATCATAGGAAAAAAGTCCGCGCCTAAAACCAACATAAGTGAAAACGAACAAGCTGCCTATGCCTGTGGTGAAAAAGTTTGCTTTCAGGGTTTGAAAATTAACGTCTCACTCTATAAGTACCTGATTTACTTCGTGATTTTCGACGCCTCAGTTCTGGTGTTAGCATATGCGGCTTTTGCCCTCTCAGCAGCAAATCCTTTGCTGTTAATTCTCTATTTAAGCATACTTCTGACTGCTGGCGTAGTCCTAGTAGAGGGAGGTAAAGACCAGTGA
- a CDS encoding NADH-quinone oxidoreductase subunit B family protein, translating to MTDTKTWARVKSPWVLHFNSGACNGCDIEIVALLTPKYDVERFGIKLEPSPRHADVLLVTGAVTQQCAERLKRVYDQMPQPKFVVAIGACACSGGVFEGNYSVVGGVDKVIPVTAYIPGCPPRPEAIIDGVVKLLNAINPPKQKKQKQAEAPKAESAPVVEEVKQVVQ from the coding sequence GTGACTGACACAAAAACATGGGCCCGTGTAAAGTCGCCTTGGGTTCTTCACTTTAACTCTGGCGCCTGCAACGGCTGCGATATAGAAATTGTTGCTCTGCTTACACCGAAATACGACGTGGAACGTTTCGGAATAAAACTTGAACCCTCCCCACGTCACGCTGATGTGTTACTCGTTACAGGTGCTGTCACACAGCAATGTGCAGAACGGCTTAAACGCGTTTATGATCAAATGCCGCAACCTAAATTCGTCGTCGCAATCGGCGCATGTGCCTGCAGCGGTGGAGTTTTTGAAGGAAATTACAGTGTCGTAGGCGGCGTCGACAAAGTCATTCCAGTTACCGCTTACATACCGGGTTGTCCCCCGCGTCCAGAGGCAATCATCGACGGAGTTGTAAAGTTGCTCAACGCCATCAACCCGCCTAAGCAGAAAAAACAAAAGCAGGCTGAAGCCCCAAAAGCCGAGTCTGCTCCAGTAGTTGAGGAGGTAAAACAAGTTGTCCAGTAG
- a CDS encoding 4Fe-4S binding protein: protein MAEKKKSKSRISPIFKRAVSHLFTKPATTKYPFVRPTLPAESRGKLVYEIKACNAIDFGCGEDFRVDIKAMRGSNCRVCVRDCPAKAIEIVEVDGKKRPQIDLNKCVFCYQCVESCPREAIKQSDLFELATTDKGALVMKPEYKKGASQ from the coding sequence ATGGCAGAAAAGAAGAAGTCAAAATCGCGGATATCTCCAATATTCAAGCGAGCGGTATCTCACTTATTCACCAAACCCGCAACAACAAAGTACCCGTTTGTGAGACCAACGTTGCCTGCGGAAAGCAGAGGTAAACTGGTCTATGAAATCAAAGCCTGCAACGCTATCGACTTCGGATGCGGTGAAGACTTCAGAGTGGACATCAAAGCCATGCGTGGCTCAAACTGCCGTGTCTGCGTCAGAGACTGCCCTGCAAAAGCTATAGAAATAGTTGAGGTAGATGGTAAAAAGCGTCCTCAAATCGACTTGAACAAATGTGTTTTCTGCTATCAATGCGTTGAAAGCTGCCCCAGAGAAGCCATTAAACAAAGTGACCTCTTCGAGTTAGCAACCACCGACAAGGGTGCATTGGTTATGAAGCCAGAATACAAAAAGGGGGCCTCACAATGA
- a CDS encoding ABC transporter ATP-binding protein, which yields MPEVKVVNVVKKYGKIYALDHVSLTIHDQEYFSLLGPSGCGKTTLLRLIAGLIDPDGGEIYIGNRRVDKDPPEDRDIGFVFQTFALFPHMTAWSNVLYGPKVKNYDAKQAETIGHEVLELVKLNERLNAYPSELSGGMMQRIAVARALAAGAKTLLLDEPLGQLDAKVRNDIRYEIRRMAKDLKLTAIHVTHDQAEAMSISDRIAVMKKGKIIQIGTPKELYMHPNSLFVAFFIGESNLVEGYITALEGKTASIELRQGLKINAINERDIKLNERVVLAIRPETCEMKSGHIKVENGLQGKIEKTTFEGTVVRYEVRLINGDRFVISRPSLAEEWVSIGQDVTITYPIEKAHLFPYPENGLSDEISV from the coding sequence ATGCCAGAAGTAAAAGTAGTTAACGTCGTTAAAAAATATGGAAAAATCTACGCTTTAGACCACGTCAGCTTAACCATCCATGACCAAGAATACTTCTCGCTATTAGGCCCCAGTGGGTGCGGCAAGACTACTCTTCTTCGACTTATAGCTGGACTGATTGACCCTGACGGTGGCGAAATCTATATCGGCAACCGAAGAGTCGACAAAGACCCTCCAGAAGACCGCGATATCGGATTTGTTTTTCAAACTTTTGCCCTTTTTCCTCACATGACTGCTTGGAGCAATGTTCTCTACGGTCCAAAAGTTAAGAACTATGATGCAAAGCAGGCAGAAACAATAGGGCATGAAGTGCTTGAACTTGTCAAGCTTAACGAGAGGTTGAATGCTTACCCAAGTGAACTCAGCGGCGGCATGATGCAACGCATAGCCGTAGCACGTGCATTGGCTGCAGGTGCAAAAACTCTGCTGTTGGATGAACCTCTGGGGCAACTCGATGCCAAAGTCCGCAACGACATCCGGTACGAAATTCGCCGAATGGCAAAAGACCTAAAATTAACCGCCATTCACGTAACTCATGACCAAGCGGAAGCCATGTCAATTTCCGACCGAATCGCGGTTATGAAGAAAGGAAAAATCATTCAGATTGGGACTCCAAAAGAACTCTATATGCATCCCAACAGTTTGTTTGTGGCTTTCTTCATCGGTGAATCTAACCTTGTTGAGGGTTACATAACAGCTTTAGAAGGAAAAACAGCCTCCATCGAATTGAGGCAGGGTTTAAAGATAAACGCGATTAACGAACGAGATATAAAACTAAATGAGCGCGTTGTTTTAGCTATCAGACCTGAAACTTGCGAAATGAAGAGCGGACACATAAAAGTAGAGAACGGGTTGCAGGGTAAAATCGAGAAAACCACCTTTGAGGGAACAGTGGTCCGATATGAGGTCAGGCTGATAAACGGTGATAGGTTTGTAATTAGTCGTCCTTCTTTAGCTGAAGAATGGGTTAGCATTGGTCAAGATGTAACAATCACTTACCCAATAGAAAAGGCACATCTCTTTCCTTATCCTGAGAATGGGTTAAGCGATGAAATCTCGGTGTAG
- a CDS encoding NADH-quinone oxidoreductase subunit C — translation MSSSNVDFISLVESKFGDKVQIQKGVNGEASFVANNGLHYDVLKAMIDVDEKTGITSITGLDFGENLGVYYHVHTAKSFFTIKAEVPRANPKIKSVVDIHPGATFHELEVTDLMGVVFVGNEFNGHFVLPENWPDGVYPLRKDTKLSDVKMVPTPEREANKPAEGRQVKIIIGPQHPALLEPEKFSVTVDGETVTRVEPRIGYVHRGIEKTTESRTYLQDIYLVERVCGICNPAHAYGFVGAVEKILKPSVPERAKYLRIIAMELNRLHSHLLTLGHAGLEIGYETVFQYFWRDREPIMDLIELTSGNRVYGSLITIGGVRRDITSEQIPKIKSVLADLRGKLPFYRKIYLEEPTLRLRMKDVGTLSREDALKLSVVGPVARGSGVDMDVRKDQPYEAYKDIPFKEIVYTDGDVWARMNVRMDEVEESINIIEYAVDHLPAGPIKVDVARSIPAGEAVCSLEAPRGELFYYVRSNGTDMPERVKIRTPTFANIPSFLKTAIGESIADVPSNFVSLDPCFSCTDR, via the coding sequence TTGTCCAGTAGCAATGTAGATTTTATCAGTTTAGTTGAATCCAAATTCGGAGATAAGGTCCAAATCCAAAAAGGAGTAAATGGCGAAGCCTCTTTTGTTGCAAACAACGGCTTACATTATGATGTCTTAAAAGCCATGATTGATGTCGACGAAAAGACGGGTATAACATCCATTACTGGATTGGATTTTGGTGAAAACTTGGGTGTTTACTACCATGTTCACACCGCAAAATCATTCTTCACAATCAAAGCAGAAGTGCCAAGGGCGAACCCAAAAATCAAAAGTGTAGTCGACATCCACCCTGGCGCCACCTTCCACGAACTCGAAGTAACCGACCTCATGGGGGTAGTTTTCGTAGGAAACGAATTCAACGGGCACTTCGTACTCCCAGAAAACTGGCCAGACGGCGTTTACCCCCTACGAAAAGACACAAAACTTTCAGATGTTAAGATGGTTCCCACTCCAGAACGTGAAGCTAACAAACCCGCTGAAGGCAGACAAGTCAAAATAATCATAGGTCCCCAGCACCCAGCGCTTTTGGAACCCGAAAAATTCTCAGTTACCGTCGACGGAGAAACCGTTACTAGGGTTGAACCCCGCATCGGCTACGTTCACCGCGGCATCGAAAAAACAACCGAATCAAGAACCTACCTGCAAGACATATATCTAGTTGAACGGGTTTGCGGAATCTGTAACCCCGCTCACGCATACGGATTCGTTGGCGCGGTAGAAAAAATCTTAAAACCCTCTGTACCAGAACGTGCAAAATATCTAAGAATCATCGCCATGGAACTCAACCGTCTTCACAGTCACCTCTTAACTTTAGGTCACGCAGGTTTAGAAATCGGCTACGAAACCGTGTTCCAGTATTTCTGGCGAGACCGAGAACCAATCATGGACCTCATCGAATTAACCAGCGGCAACCGCGTGTACGGCTCGCTCATAACCATTGGCGGCGTCCGAAGAGACATAACAAGTGAGCAAATCCCAAAAATCAAATCCGTACTCGCAGACCTGCGTGGAAAGCTACCTTTCTACCGAAAAATCTACCTCGAAGAACCCACATTGCGGCTTCGCATGAAAGACGTCGGCACATTAAGCAGAGAAGACGCGCTAAAGCTCTCTGTTGTGGGTCCAGTTGCAAGAGGCTCAGGCGTGGACATGGATGTCCGCAAAGACCAGCCATACGAAGCCTACAAAGATATACCCTTCAAGGAAATCGTTTACACTGACGGCGATGTTTGGGCAAGAATGAACGTGCGTATGGATGAAGTTGAAGAAAGCATAAACATCATTGAATACGCAGTTGACCACTTACCTGCGGGTCCAATCAAAGTTGACGTAGCCCGTTCAATACCTGCTGGCGAAGCAGTTTGCAGTTTAGAAGCCCCAAGAGGGGAACTCTTCTATTATGTAAGGAGCAACGGTACCGACATGCCTGAGCGCGTAAAAATCCGTACACCAACATTTGCGAACATTCCGTCATTCCTAAAAACCGCTATAGGCGAGAGCATAGCTGATGTTCCGAGCAACTTTGTGAGCTTGGATCCTTGCTTCTCATGTACTGACAGGTGA
- a CDS encoding Lrp/AsnC family transcriptional regulator, translating to MGLTCKAGHYNELIEKLLAMDIPKGNISLLYGPIDIFIKLDNLKNLKEFVKKWSTSIRMIGGDKKCLSKSQTYIVAVEGPAYSRPPSAFMFLNVEPQEAERVQKELLKFPNVISADVVFGPCDLIVPLSAKNQEELTRAVELIHEKVSGIEEAHTTVVAMMHV from the coding sequence ATGGGTTTAACCTGCAAAGCAGGCCACTACAACGAACTTATCGAGAAACTTTTAGCCATGGACATCCCAAAAGGAAACATATCCCTACTCTATGGACCAATAGACATATTCATCAAGTTAGATAACCTAAAAAACCTAAAGGAATTCGTAAAAAAATGGTCCACGTCGATTCGCATGATTGGCGGAGACAAAAAATGCTTATCCAAATCCCAGACCTACATCGTTGCGGTTGAGGGCCCTGCCTATTCGCGGCCGCCTTCGGCGTTTATGTTTCTTAACGTTGAACCACAAGAAGCTGAGCGCGTTCAAAAAGAGTTGCTCAAGTTCCCTAACGTGATTTCTGCGGATGTAGTTTTTGGACCCTGCGACTTGATTGTGCCGCTATCAGCAAAAAATCAAGAGGAACTTACGCGGGCAGTGGAGTTGATTCACGAAAAAGTATCAGGAATCGAAGAAGCCCACACGACTGTAGTGGCTATGATGCACGTTTAA
- a CDS encoding NADH-quinone oxidoreductase subunit K yields the protein MDFVILALIMLAIGIYGLLTNRQLLKVFISIELIATAATLNFVMLASPHGLGEALLILAFSVDTAVSAVILALLVLVSKRYGTGDLSKIIAEMQENAEKEESEVEAQ from the coding sequence ATGGACTTCGTAATCTTAGCTCTTATAATGCTGGCAATCGGCATCTATGGATTGTTAACTAATCGTCAACTACTCAAGGTCTTTATTTCAATCGAATTAATCGCTACAGCGGCCACCCTGAACTTCGTTATGCTTGCTTCTCCACATGGTTTAGGCGAAGCGCTCCTGATCTTAGCTTTTTCAGTAGATACCGCTGTTAGCGCCGTAATTTTGGCGTTGCTTGTCTTGGTTTCGAAGCGTTACGGGACAGGTGACCTTTCAAAGATAATTGCAGAAATGCAGGAGAACGCCGAGAAAGAAGAAAGCGAGGTTGAAGCTCAATGA
- a CDS encoding NADH-quinone oxidoreductase subunit H codes for MDFVLDPMLIFRILVFPGFTFILFLTLFCDWVERKLEARIQNRVGPMVAGPGGILQPLADFIKLLTKEDIEPRDTKKIVFRYSPLLAFAIMVFAMCFLPIDGASVLSTGGFDGDLIIILTFATIANFLLFMAGWASANPYGTIGSARVLTQFLGYDIPLYILALAPAFIAGSLNVATIAGSQVIPFVLLAPWAFVLFIITIQAELERDPFDVPHSESELVGGLETEYTGAKLAFLHLTRDVQVVFGSALVVILFLGGSNGPVFFGLDWFFYTLWFVLKLLLVVIISEYITTVVARLRIDQVLTGNWKILLPAALLSLMLTVALVTWVYHPLGIGV; via the coding sequence ATGGATTTCGTCCTTGACCCAATGCTTATCTTCCGAATTCTGGTTTTTCCAGGCTTCACCTTCATCCTGTTCTTGACGTTGTTCTGCGATTGGGTGGAACGCAAACTTGAAGCACGCATACAAAACCGCGTTGGTCCAATGGTAGCTGGCCCTGGCGGTATACTTCAACCTCTCGCAGACTTCATCAAACTACTCACAAAGGAAGACATTGAGCCAAGAGACACCAAAAAAATTGTGTTCCGTTATTCTCCCCTTTTAGCTTTTGCCATCATGGTTTTTGCCATGTGCTTTTTACCAATCGACGGTGCAAGTGTCCTCTCAACAGGCGGCTTCGACGGCGACCTCATTATCATTCTAACCTTCGCAACAATCGCGAACTTTCTTTTGTTCATGGCTGGCTGGGCTTCAGCTAACCCCTATGGCACCATCGGGTCAGCCAGAGTCTTAACCCAGTTTTTGGGTTACGACATTCCGCTTTACATACTTGCATTGGCACCCGCGTTTATTGCTGGTAGCTTAAACGTTGCCACGATAGCTGGGAGCCAAGTTATCCCATTTGTTTTGTTGGCTCCGTGGGCGTTTGTGTTGTTTATAATCACAATTCAGGCTGAGTTGGAGCGTGACCCCTTCGACGTACCCCACTCAGAATCCGAGCTCGTCGGAGGCTTAGAAACCGAATATACAGGTGCTAAACTGGCGTTCCTTCACTTAACACGCGACGTTCAAGTTGTGTTCGGCTCAGCCTTAGTCGTCATATTGTTCTTAGGCGGATCCAATGGACCAGTGTTCTTTGGGTTAGACTGGTTCTTCTACACGCTGTGGTTCGTACTAAAACTTCTACTCGTAGTCATCATCAGCGAATACATCACCACTGTAGTTGCCCGCTTACGCATCGACCAAGTCTTAACTGGCAACTGGAAAATCCTCCTACCTGCTGCACTGCTTTCGCTGATGTTAACTGTAGCTTTGGTAACTTGGGTGTATCATCCATTAGGAATTGGAGTGTAA
- a CDS encoding NADH-quinone oxidoreductase subunit L has product MMLEEFSAWFVWVIPLIASLFVPVIAKYSEKARNYFVIAIAGIVGVLAFSLVPSVLSGEGEAITYTIPWISGFVEAGVYIDSLSVLFTCLVAFFAIIITVYSQGYMKGEEGLTRYYYLLLLFIGSMIGLVISDNMLQMFIFWEMVGLCSYALISFWYKKPESIHSGVKVFIMTRIGDIMLLAAIAILFYMFETFSFHQIISNIQAGAFNTDLMVIIAFLVLGGAVAKSAQFPLFTWLYSAMEAPTSVSALLHAATMVKAGIYLLSRFILIFAAAPALIVALQPYWFPTIAWIGVITAFIGATLGLVTTDIKGVLAYSTVSQIGFMMAGLGTAMAHTTEVALSTGWFASLFHMVSHAFFEGLGFLLAGGIIHALGTRDMRLMGGLKKAMPLTFALMIIMIVTTSGLPPFAAFFSKGLILTSVMDAGDLIQTILIFAATAITFAYCVRMFSLVFMGKPSEYISKIHIHEAPKVMLVPAAVLAFFCIIWGVAQPYIASFMHVELEHTVLGAFTSAETPIFLLLLLPTFLLAYASYYKNFMGIRNIAAGKNPISFILNHAYFLDDIYYAIAKGINGFSLALTRFENALFGRIPDKMGSDISDAAEPGHAMVLKKGPSDSFRNYIAAAVLGFILIMVLIVLTVGFGGL; this is encoded by the coding sequence ATGATGCTCGAAGAATTCTCAGCATGGTTTGTCTGGGTTATCCCTCTCATCGCAAGCCTATTTGTCCCAGTCATCGCCAAGTATAGTGAAAAAGCCCGTAACTACTTCGTTATAGCCATCGCAGGCATAGTTGGCGTATTGGCGTTCTCATTGGTTCCCAGCGTCTTGTCAGGCGAAGGAGAAGCCATCACCTACACCATCCCATGGATTTCAGGCTTCGTCGAAGCAGGAGTATACATAGATTCACTGAGCGTCCTATTCACTTGCCTCGTAGCGTTCTTTGCCATAATCATCACTGTGTACTCACAGGGCTACATGAAAGGCGAAGAAGGCCTAACCCGATACTACTACCTTTTGCTACTCTTCATCGGCTCAATGATCGGCCTAGTCATTTCCGATAACATGCTCCAGATGTTCATATTCTGGGAGATGGTCGGTTTATGCAGCTACGCTCTGATTAGCTTCTGGTACAAAAAACCCGAATCAATCCATTCAGGTGTCAAAGTTTTCATAATGACCCGCATCGGCGACATCATGCTCCTCGCCGCAATCGCGATATTGTTCTACATGTTTGAAACTTTCAGCTTTCACCAAATCATCTCAAACATCCAAGCAGGCGCCTTCAACACCGACCTAATGGTTATAATCGCTTTTCTCGTCTTAGGCGGCGCCGTAGCAAAATCCGCGCAGTTCCCACTCTTCACATGGCTCTACAGTGCAATGGAAGCTCCCACATCAGTCAGCGCCCTACTGCACGCTGCCACAATGGTCAAAGCAGGTATCTACTTGCTTTCAAGATTCATACTCATCTTTGCAGCAGCACCTGCGCTGATAGTTGCGTTACAGCCTTACTGGTTCCCAACCATCGCATGGATCGGCGTTATAACCGCTTTCATCGGTGCAACACTTGGTTTAGTAACAACAGACATCAAAGGAGTCCTCGCCTACTCCACCGTTAGCCAGATAGGCTTCATGATGGCTGGGTTAGGCACCGCTATGGCACACACAACCGAAGTCGCCCTATCTACAGGATGGTTCGCAAGCCTCTTCCACATGGTCAGCCACGCCTTCTTCGAAGGCCTCGGATTCCTACTCGCTGGCGGCATCATCCACGCGTTGGGTACAAGAGACATGCGATTGATGGGTGGACTCAAAAAAGCCATGCCCCTAACATTCGCTTTAATGATTATCATGATTGTTACCACAAGCGGATTGCCTCCGTTTGCAGCTTTCTTCAGCAAAGGCTTAATCTTAACAAGCGTCATGGATGCAGGCGACCTAATCCAAACTATCCTCATCTTCGCCGCAACAGCCATCACCTTCGCCTACTGTGTCCGCATGTTCAGCTTGGTCTTCATGGGTAAACCATCAGAGTATATCTCAAAGATTCACATTCATGAAGCACCCAAAGTCATGCTAGTTCCAGCAGCGGTTTTGGCGTTTTTCTGCATCATTTGGGGTGTAGCACAACCATACATCGCATCCTTCATGCATGTTGAACTTGAACACACAGTTCTGGGGGCATTCACAAGTGCTGAAACACCAATATTCTTGCTGCTTCTCTTGCCCACATTCCTTTTGGCTTACGCGTCGTACTACAAGAACTTCATGGGTATACGCAACATCGCAGCTGGCAAAAACCCAATAAGCTTCATCCTAAACCACGCATATTTCCTAGACGACATCTACTATGCCATCGCCAAAGGCATCAACGGCTTCTCTTTAGCGCTTACCCGCTTCGAAAACGCCCTATTCGGACGCATCCCTGACAAAATGGGTTCAGACATCAGTGACGCAGCAGAACCCGGACATGCTATGGTTCTCAAGAAGGGGCCGTCGGACTCGTTTAGAAACTATATCGCTGCGGCAGTGCTTGGTTTCATCTTGATTATGGTGTTAATTGTGTTAACTGTAGGTTTCGGAGGACTCTAA